The genomic DNA GACGTCATTTGCGTTGGAAATGTAGAAAACTGAGATACTGAATACTGTGAAGAAAAGTTAAATTTAGGTTTTCCTGATTTACCTCTTTTTGTAGTAATTAAAATAACACCATTTGCTGCTCTAGTTCCATAAATAGCAGCTGCCCCATCTTTTAAAACAGATAAAGACTCAATATCCTGTGGTGCCAATTGCTGAAAAGACCCTGAAGGAATTCCATCAATCAATATTAAAGGCGCATTATTACCTGTAGTTGCTTTACCACGAATTAAAAGCGTGATATCATCTTCATCAGTAGAACCTGGATAACCTCCTCTATCGGCAACTATTAAACCCGATACTTTACCAGATAAAGATTTAGCAACATCTCTATTAGCCGTATTTTGTACTTCCTCTGAACTTACAGTACTTACTGACCCTGTTAATTCGCCTCGCTTTCTGGTAGAATATCCAACTACAACCACCTCATCTAACCCTGCAATGTCTGCTTCTAAAACAACATTAACAGTGGTATTATTTCCAATGGTAACTTCTTGAGTTTTGTATCCAAGGTAAGAGAATACAAGTATTGTATTATTACTTTCAACTGAAATTGAATAATTTCCATCAAAATCAGTTTGTGTTCCGTTTAACGCACCCTTTACCACAATATTTACACCTGGCAATGGCCCGTCAGCATCAGAGACCGTTCCAGAAACATCAATGGTTTGGTCTAAATTTGAAACTTTTTCAATTGGACTAGAATTTAGCTTGTCAGAAGCATTCAAATTGAACATTGAACTGCTTGCGTGAAGGCTAAATGTAGCTAAAGAAAAAACTCCTAAAATAAATTTTAGTTTTTTCATAAGTTAGTTTAGTTTTAGTTAATGAATGTTTAGTAAGGGATATGGTAAATTAAAGAAGAGTCACATTTTTTATGGCCATAAAAAATAAACACAGATTAATTAACATATCCTTAACAAAGGAAGACAATAAAATCACTTAAAAACTGTAAAATTTTACCTGAAAACAGTAAAATTTTACCAACTTAGACTATCATATGTTAAAAAAAGAAATAAAGAATTTCTTGAAACGAATTATCTACAAGATAGAGACATAGAGATACTTTGCTCGTTCATACCCAATCAAGTTGAGTGCAAGCTTTAACCTTTGGATCAAAAACAGAAATTCTGTTATTTAGATTCCCGTTTTATTCATTGCTTAATATTTTATGTAAATGAATTCATGAATCTTACAATTTTACGGGAATGGAATGGCAACTTCAATAGAAAGCCTGCCTTTGCCAGTCTACCAAGCCAAAGGCATGGCAGAAGTAGAGCTTCGGGGAATTTTTTTCAATTAAACAGCCTCTCTATACTGTTTGGGTGTACTACCCATTATTCGCTTAAATTGTTTGTTGAAGTTTGTGATGGAGTTGTAACCTACTAAAAAACAAACGTCGTTAACTGGTAGGCTTTCTTGAACTAATAAACGAGAAGCATTCCTTATTCGTACTTCATTCAAAAATCCCGTAAAGGATTTGTTGGTTTTTTTCTTGAAAAATCGACAAAATGAATTTGGTGTCATACATGCAATGTCTGAAACATCTTCAAGAGCAATAGATTTTGAGTAATTATCTGATATATATCTCAGCACCCTATCAATTCTGCGAGCACCTTTAGGCGTATACTGCCTCATATCTGAAGAGGATAACATTTGCTTTTCATTAGTAATGGAAAGCTCATAAAGAATTCCCAAAAGTTTTATAAACTGCTCTGTATGTTTAATGTTAGTTATAGACAGTATATCTTCTCTCAGTTTATTAGAAATATTACTCCCAAAACTTATTCCATATTTGGCATCAGATAACATTCTATTAATCTCAGCAAATTCAGGAGCTTCAAAAGTATTTTCTCCTATAAAGTTTTTATAGAATTTAATAACTACAGTTTTCACGCTTCTTTCGCTGTCTTCAGCGTAATAAGAAACATCATTTCGCCATAAATGAGGTAAATTTGGACCAACTAAGACTAAATCCCCAGGTGTAAAATGCTCAACGCTATCTCCAACAAAACGAATTCCTGTACTTTTAGAAATGTACAAAAGTTCAAATTCCGGGTGGTAATGCCAAGAAGAATCAAGGCAAGGCTTTTCTTTTGTGATTATATTCAGTCGAGAATTTGAAAAACTATCTGTATTTTTTAGCACCAATTTCATATATCAAATATACACTATTTAATCTTATAATTCACATTTTTAACAGTTACGTGAATCTAAGAAGAAATTATTGCCCCTAAATTAATGTGAACTCGACCTGATTTTAGAACTAAAAAAAATGATTTTCAGTTTTTTAAAACATATAACAAACGGTCTTTATTATTCGAATATCAAGGAAAGTAATATATGTTTTATTTGAAGATACATGGTATAACTAATGAGGAGAGTCCCTCGTCCCTTTTGAAATTTTTCCTCACTTTTTTCTTACTCTATTGAAATAACAAAAATCTAAATTTCATCATCTTAATACGCAAGACTATGTTGGAGTTTATATAGAAAAGGCTAAATTATTACACTTATTCTACACGAAATGTTTTATCAAAATGTGGCATTCCGTCTGCTTTCCAGTCCTTACCCGTTTTTTCATCATGCCACCATTGAGGCTGAATATTAGTTTTACTCCATTTTTCTAATTCAGAAACTAAACTTCTAAGAATTTTAGGGTGTTTGTTGCTCAAATTTTCACTCTCTTCAATATCATTATTAATATTAAAAAGTTTCCATTTTTGCTTGTATGCCTTTAAAGCCTTCCAATCATCTTTTCTTACTGCAACATCTGTAAAACCATTTCTATGGCGCATTACAAAAACATTCTCATCTGGCCGTGGATTTTTATTAGACATGAAATCTTTCCAGATATCTTTACCATCTAATGCTTTGTTCTCAGGAATTTTGGCTTTTGCCAAATTAGTAAGTGTAGGATAAAAATCTAATGCAGATACTGGATAGTTATACTTTTTACCACTTGGCACCACATTTGGCCAATGGAAAAACATCGGTACCCGAAAACCTCCTTCATAAACACTTCCTTTTCCATTTTTAAGCGGATAATTTGTTGCTCCTGCTTTCGTTTTTCCACCGTTATCACTAAAGAAAATAATTAGTGTATTATCAAATTGATTCGTTGCTTTTAATTGATCGACTATTTTCTTTATCCCCCTATCTACAGCATAAACCATTGCTGCATATGTTCTACGTTTTTTATCTTTAATATGTTCAAATAATTTTAAATCTTCCTTTTTTGCTTCTAATGGCGTATGAGGCGCATTGTAAGACAAATACAAAAAGAAAGGATTATCTTTTTTTTCTGCTGCTTCTCCTATAAATCGAACAGCTTCCCTTGACAAACCATCGGTTACATACTCCGTTTCGTCAACTTCATTACCATTATGCTCCAATGGATGCAAATAATCCCAAATAATTTTTTGACCACTTTCTTTCTGCCTCTTATAAGCTGCCTTAAATTGTTCTGGGTGATAGTTATGACCGCCCCCTAAGAACCCATAAAAATCATTAAATCCTCTTGAATTAGGATGATACTCAGGATTTGCTCCTAAATGCCATTTCCCCATTAAACCTGTATAATAGCCAGCATTTTGAAGCACTTTACTTATAAAAATCTCGTTAGTATCTATTCCTTTTTTAATAGTTTCACCACTATTTGGAGGCAAATTGAATTGCGCTCCTATTTTGTGCGCATATCTTCCTGTCATTAAACTGGCACGACTTGGCCCACAAAAGGGATGTGCCACATAAGCGTCTGTTAGAATCGTTCCACTATGTGCTAAAGCATCCAAGTTAGGAGTTGGAATATCTTTTGAACCATTAAAACCAACATCCGAATACCCTAAATCATCACAAAGAATCATCAAAATATTTGGTTTTGAAGGTGTCACAATTTTTTCAACCGCTTTATTTTTAGAGGAATGATCATTGCTCTTTGCACTATTACAACTTAATAGAATAATGGAAATAACGAATATAGAGGATGATTTAAAAAACACAGACATTGTAGAGAAATTAATTGATTAAAGGGTTTGAAAACGTGTTTTCAAACCCCTAAATACTTAAACTTGTTATTTATCAGGGTTACTTTATAGATTCTTTATCTCTTCTCGCATCTTCTTCAGAAAAGGTGCTATT from Flavivirga abyssicola includes the following:
- a CDS encoding AraC family transcriptional regulator, which produces MKLVLKNTDSFSNSRLNIITKEKPCLDSSWHYHPEFELLYISKSTGIRFVGDSVEHFTPGDLVLVGPNLPHLWRNDVSYYAEDSERSVKTVVIKFYKNFIGENTFEAPEFAEINRMLSDAKYGISFGSNISNKLREDILSITNIKHTEQFIKLLGILYELSITNEKQMLSSSDMRQYTPKGARRIDRVLRYISDNYSKSIALEDVSDIACMTPNSFCRFFKKKTNKSFTGFLNEVRIRNASRLLVQESLPVNDVCFLVGYNSITNFNKQFKRIMGSTPKQYREAV
- a CDS encoding sulfatase-like hydrolase/transferase; protein product: MSVFFKSSSIFVISIILLSCNSAKSNDHSSKNKAVEKIVTPSKPNILMILCDDLGYSDVGFNGSKDIPTPNLDALAHSGTILTDAYVAHPFCGPSRASLMTGRYAHKIGAQFNLPPNSGETIKKGIDTNEIFISKVLQNAGYYTGLMGKWHLGANPEYHPNSRGFNDFYGFLGGGHNYHPEQFKAAYKRQKESGQKIIWDYLHPLEHNGNEVDETEYVTDGLSREAVRFIGEAAEKKDNPFFLYLSYNAPHTPLEAKKEDLKLFEHIKDKKRRTYAAMVYAVDRGIKKIVDQLKATNQFDNTLIIFFSDNGGKTKAGATNYPLKNGKGSVYEGGFRVPMFFHWPNVVPSGKKYNYPVSALDFYPTLTNLAKAKIPENKALDGKDIWKDFMSNKNPRPDENVFVMRHRNGFTDVAVRKDDWKALKAYKQKWKLFNINNDIEESENLSNKHPKILRSLVSELEKWSKTNIQPQWWHDEKTGKDWKADGMPHFDKTFRVE